The Castellaniella sp. genome includes a window with the following:
- the lipB gene encoding lipoyl(octanoyl) transferase LipB, producing MLRCLDRPAPYLPIWQAMQDFTEQRQPDTPDELWLVEHAPVYTLGQAGLESHILNPHGIPVVHCNRGGQVTYHGPGQVVLYTLLDLRRRGLFVRDFVALLEQSVLAVLTDLGLPQACRKPGAPGIYVPQSALLQPQGDALAKIAALGIKVRRGCAYHGVALNVAMDLTPFSGINPCGYAGLQTVDLRACGVTADVVTVGKQLARHFMTRWQAV from the coding sequence TTGTTGCGTTGTCTGGATCGTCCTGCGCCATACCTGCCGATCTGGCAGGCCATGCAGGACTTCACCGAGCAGCGCCAGCCTGATACGCCTGACGAGCTCTGGCTGGTCGAGCACGCGCCTGTCTATACTTTAGGTCAGGCGGGGTTGGAATCCCACATTCTCAACCCGCACGGCATCCCGGTGGTGCATTGCAACCGGGGGGGGCAGGTCACCTACCATGGGCCCGGCCAGGTGGTGCTGTATACCCTGCTCGATTTGCGCCGTCGTGGACTGTTCGTGCGTGATTTTGTGGCCCTGCTGGAGCAATCCGTGCTGGCGGTGCTGACGGATTTGGGGCTGCCTCAGGCCTGCCGCAAGCCCGGTGCGCCAGGCATTTATGTGCCACAGTCGGCCCTGCTGCAGCCCCAGGGCGATGCCCTGGCCAAGATCGCCGCCCTGGGGATCAAAGTCCGCCGAGGTTGCGCCTATCATGGGGTGGCCCTGAACGTCGCCATGGACTTGACGCCATTTTCCGGCATCAATCCCTGCGGTTATGCGGGTCTGCAGACCGTGGATCTGCGCGCCTGTGGCGTGACGGCGGATGTGGTCACGGTGGGCAAGCAGCTGGCACGCCATTTCATGACGCGTTGGCAGGCTGTTTGA
- a CDS encoding formylglycine-generating enzyme family protein, with amino-acid sequence MSVARSVSRLFHPVLCAFLLAAASGAVLASGGPAAPVIEVIPIPGGTFTYQAAGEFLNQGSPVDAPRIQGQLADGRVIMRRQVSQAEYARCVQAGACKRLDKGFRQLVSPDLPAVGVSWADATAYADWLSKETGQAWRLPDYAEWVRAAADRYREEGALPSDPQDPAVRWLAEYEREIVRRRGRVKPAQVFGHFGMNALGISDMGGNVWEWTNTCFASHSVGALPLAPRENCSVRILAGAHIAAMPDFIRDPRNGACSIGLPPANLGFRLVRDA; translated from the coding sequence ATGTCTGTTGCCCGATCCGTTTCTCGTCTATTTCACCCCGTTCTGTGCGCGTTCCTGCTGGCGGCTGCATCGGGGGCGGTGCTTGCCAGTGGCGGCCCTGCTGCGCCCGTGATCGAGGTCATCCCGATTCCTGGCGGCACGTTCACCTATCAGGCCGCCGGTGAATTCCTGAATCAGGGGAGTCCTGTGGATGCGCCCCGGATTCAAGGGCAGTTGGCTGATGGGCGCGTCATCATGCGCCGTCAAGTCAGTCAGGCTGAATATGCCCGTTGCGTACAGGCTGGCGCATGCAAGCGGCTGGACAAGGGTTTCCGCCAATTGGTGTCCCCGGACTTGCCCGCAGTGGGGGTCAGTTGGGCGGACGCCACGGCGTATGCCGACTGGCTATCCAAAGAAACCGGGCAGGCCTGGCGCTTGCCGGATTACGCCGAGTGGGTGCGTGCCGCTGCCGATCGCTATCGCGAAGAGGGGGCGCTGCCCTCGGACCCCCAGGACCCAGCGGTGCGCTGGCTGGCCGAATACGAGCGCGAAATCGTGCGCCGTCGAGGTCGCGTCAAGCCAGCTCAGGTCTTTGGACATTTTGGGATGAATGCGCTGGGTATCAGCGATATGGGCGGCAATGTCTGGGAATGGACCAATACGTGTTTTGCCAGCCATAGCGTTGGCGCCTTGCCCTTGGCGCCACGGGAAAACTGCAGCGTGCGCATTCTGGCGGGCGCCCATATCGCCGCCATGCCGGATTTCATCCGGGACCCCCGCAATGGGGCTTGTTCCATTGGCCTGCCGCCCGCCAACCTGGGCTTTCGCCTGGTGCGCGATGCTTAG